The DNA segment TGTGAAGCTCAGCCGGACTTCTTCGACCCTCGATGAAAATGAGACGACGGTGGTCAACCGCTTCGACGCGACCGAGAGCCCGACCAACGTTATCGGCATCTATCGCTGGGTCAACAAGGTCTACCAAGCCCACGTCGTCAAAGCGGGGGGGACGGGGACGTTCCCACGGTGCTCATCGAGGACATGGGATGGATGTTGTGCGATGGACGGACTCTTGAGGCGGCCAAGTATCCCCAGCTCTTCGCAGTGCTGGGCTACCTCTATGGCCAAGGCGAGGAGGGGGAAGGCACCTTCAAGATTCCCGACTACCGGGGTCTTTTTCTGCGGGGCGTGGACGACGGGTCAGGCATGGATCCCGATGCCGGCAGCCGCCGCTCTCCCACCGATTCCGGGCCAGGGCAGGGCGTCGGCTCGCTGCAGTGCGACGCCTTGCAAGACCATACTCATAATTACTACGCGGTGAACACCGCCACTCCAGCCAAGGAAGGAGAGGCCGGCGCCGCCACAGGCTCCAATCTGCCCACCACTTCCCCCAATCAGCCGCCGGCCCGAGTGAGTTCGGAAACGCGCCCCAAGAACATCTATGTCA comes from the Acidobacteriota bacterium genome and includes:
- a CDS encoding phage tail protein; this translates as MLCDGRTLEAAKYPQLFAVLGYLYGQGEEGEGTFKIPDYRGLFLRGVDDGSGMDPDAGSRRSPTDSGPGQGVGSLQCDALQDHTHNYYAVNTATPAKEGEAGAATGSNLPTTSPNQPPARVSSETRPKNIYVNYIIKYRYAVRHA